The DNA window GCCACCGCCGCCCAGGCCGCCGAGCTGCGCGGCCGGCTGGAGGAGATCGGCGACTGCGTGGGCGTCGTCGGCACCCCCGACGCCCTCGGCGTGGGCCTCTACCAGGTCCACGTCCACACCGACACCCCCCGGGCCGCCCTGCCCCGCAGGGGGCGCGCCCGCCAGGTGTGCGTCCACCACCTCCACCCCACGGCGCTGGCCCTGGCGGCCCCCTGGGACGCGGGCGATCCGCCCCTGCCCTATGTGAGCCCCTCCCAGGCCGGCGTCGGGCACGTGGTCTCCTTCGAGCGGCTCGCCGCCCGCCGGGGCCGCCGCGTGGCCTCCGAGCGCGACAAGTCCATGCGTATGCACCCCTCCCAGCAGCGCTTCCGCTCCGGCGCCCCGCCCGGCCGGCGCCCCGCCCGGGAGAATCCCGGGGCCGACCGCATCGGCGTCATCGTGTGCACCCGCGCCCCCGGGCTGGTCGAGCAGCTCGCCCGCACCGGCGCCGTCGTCGTGCTGGACCCCGAGCGCGAGGGGATTGTGCGCGCCGCCGGCGACCTGGGCCTGAGCCGGGTCCTCGTCCTGCCCTGCGACACCGACTCGGCCGCCCGCGCCCACGAGGCCGCCCGGTACTTGGCGGCGCGCGCCGTGCCCGCGATCATCTCGGGCCCCGCCGGCACCCGTTCGGCGGTCTACAGCACCCGCTCGGCGATCTCGGGCGCCGCCTCCGACCCGTTCCCCCGGGGCACCCAGCTCCTCGTGTGCGACACCGACGACGAGGCCCGCGTCCTGGCGGCCGCCGTCGCCGTCGCCGGGCAGACCGGCGGGGAGTCCCTGTCCGAGCTCGCCCTGCGGGCCGGGCGGGCCGGGGCGGACATGCGCACCCTGGCCCTGAGCGGCCCCGACGCCGAGCCCGACGCCGTCGCCGACGCCATCTCCTCCCTCCTGCGGCCCGACGACGAGCTGCTGACCGTCATCCTCGGCCGCGACGCCCTGCCCGACGTCGGCGACCTCGCCGCCGCCGCCACCCAGCGGGCCGGGGCGCTCGTCGGCGACCCCGGCGCCGTCGAGGTTGTCATTCACGCCGGCGGGCAGGCCCGCCCCGACGTCCTGTTGGCCGTGGAGTAGCCCGCAGTGACCGACGACGCGCGCCGCCCCGGCCCCGCCCGCACCCGCCGGGGCTCGGTCCCCCTCGTCGACGCCCCCCTGGCTCGGCTGGTGGGCAAGCGCACCGCCGACCGGCTCGCCAAGCAGGGCGTGACCACGGTCGGCCGGCTGCTGCGCCTCCTGCCGCGCCGCTACGACACCTGGGGCGAGCTGACCGATCTGAGCGCGCTGACCGACGGCGAGCAGGCCACCGTGCAGGTGCAGGTGGTGCGGGCCTTCGCCAGGCGCACGCGCGCCGGCCGCCCGCCCGCCCTCATGGAGGCCATCGTCACCGACGGCGCGGCCGACATGGAGGTGGTCTTCTTCGGCGGCGTCGGCCTCATGAATCACTACGCCGAGCAATTCTCCCCCGGCACCACCGTGCTGCTGTCGGGGCGGGTCGGCCTCCACCACGGGCGCAAGCAGCTGGCCTCCCCGCGCCTGGAGATCCTCGAGGACATGGACGAGGCCGAGCGGGAGGCCCTCCTGGCCCGCCCCATTCCCATCTACCCCGCCACCGAGGCCCTGCCCGGCATGAAAGTGGCCAAGGTCGTGCGCACCGTCCTGGACCGCCTCGCCCCCGGCGACGTGCCCGAGCCACTGCCCGAGGCGGTGCGCTCCGCCCACCGTCTCGTCGACTCCCTCACCGCCTACCGCTGGGTCCACCGGCCCGAGAACGCCGACCAGTGGCGGGCCGCGCGCCGCCGCCTGCGCCACGAGGAGGCCTTCGTCCTCCAGGCGGCCCTGGCCCGGCGCCGCGCCGAGCACGAGGCCACCCGCACCGCCGTCGCCTGGCCCGTGCCCGGGCCCGACTCCCTGCGCGCCGACCTCGACGCCGCCCTGCCCTTCGCGCTGACCGCCGGGCAGGAGCGCGTCGGCTCCGAGCTGGCCGCCGCCCTCGACTCGACCGTGCCCATGCAGCGCCTCCTCCAGGGCGACGTCGGCTCCGGCAAGACGCTCGTGGCCCTGCGCGCCATGCTGCAGGTCGTGGGAGGCGGCGGCCAGGCGGCCCTGCTCGCCCCCACCGAGGTCCTCGCCGCCCAGCACCGCGCCTCGCTCGGTTCGCTCCTGGGCCCCCTGGCGGGCGCCGGCATGCTCGGCGGGGCCGAGCGCGCCACCCGCGTCCACCTGCTGACCGGTTCCACGCCCGCCTCCGAGCGCCGCCGGATCCTGGCCGAGCTCGCCGCCGGGGAGCCGGTCATCGTCGTGGGCACGCACGCCCTGCTGTCCGAGACCGTCCAGATGCCCTTCCTGGGGCTCGTCGTGGTCGACGAGCAGCACCGCTTCGGCGTGGCCCAGCGCGACGCCCTGCGCGAGCGCTCCCTCGCCGCCGACCCCGACACCGGCAGGCGGCTCACCCCCCACCTGCTGGTCATGACCGCCACGCCCATCCCGCGCACGGTCGCCATGACCATCTTCGGCGACCTGGAGATGACCGTCCTGGATGGGCTGCCCGCCGGACGCCGTCCGGTGACCACGCACCTGGTGCCCTGGGAGCGCGGGACGTGGGTGGCCGGCATCTGGCGGCGCGCCGCCCGGGAGGTCGCCGCGGGCGGGCGCGTCTACGTCGTGTGCCCCCGCATTGACGTCGCCGACGAGTCCGGGGCCGGGCCCGCCGCCGACGAGGACGTCGTCGGATCCGACGACGACCTCCTGGACGGGCTCGACGGCGCCCCGGCCCGGCCCCCGGCCGCCGTCGCCGAGTGGGCCGAGCGCCTGAGGGCCGAGCCCGCGTTGGAGGGCGTGCGCATCGGGACCCTGACCGGCCGCATGGGCCAGGCGGACAAGGACGCCGCCATGGAGGACTTCGCCTCCGGGCGCGCCCCCGTGCTCGTGGCGACCACGGTCGTCGAGGTCGGGGTGGACGTGCCCGAGGCCAGTCTCATGGTCATCCTCGACGCCGACCGCTTCGGCCTGTCCCAGCTCCACCAGCTGCGCGGGCGCGTGGGGCGCGGGGCCCGCGAGTCGGTGTGCATCGCGGTCACGGGCGCCGAGGTCGGCTCCCCGGCCTACCACCGGCTGCGGGCCTTCGCCCGGATCGGCGACGGCTTCGCCCTGGCCGAGGCGGACCTGGCCCTGCGCAGCGAGGGCAATGTGCTCGGCGCCGCCCAGTCGGGTCGGGCCAGCGACCTGGACCTGCTCAGGGTCACCCGCGACGGGGACGTCATCGCCCAGGCGCGCGTCGAGGCGGAGGCCGTCATCGCCGTCGACCCGGAGCTGAGGGAGCACCGGGCGCTGGCGGCGGCCATCGCGGACCGCCTCGACGAGGAGTCCGAGGCCTTCCTGGACCGGGCCTGAGCGCGGCGGGCCGGCGACTCTGCTAGGATCCCGCCGCGCGTCGATCTGCGAAGGAGCCTGCCCCGGTGAGTGCGAAGCTGGTGCTGCAAACGGATTTCGGGCTGGTCGACGGCGCCGTTGCGGCCATGTACGGGGTCGCCTACAGCGTGGACGAGACGCTGTCGATCCACGACCTGACCCATGAGATCCCGCCCTTCGACATTTTCGCGGCCTCCTACCGGCTCTACCAGACGACGGGGCACTGGCCCGCCGGCACGGTCTTCGTCTCCGTCGTGGACCCGGGCGTGGGCTCGGACCGCCGCAGCGTCGCCGTGCGCACCGACGGCGGACACATCGTCATCACCCCGGACAACGGCACGCTCACCCACCTCGCCCGCTACATCGGGATCCGTCAGGCGCGCGAGATCGACGAGGACGCCCACGCCCTGGCCGGCAGCCGGGAGAGCCAC is part of the Actinomyces sp. oral taxon 414 genome and encodes:
- a CDS encoding DAK2 domain-containing protein, coding for MLHGYGPGPRRAGTEQRTRLLDAGAVRDWFALAVASAEETRELVDSLNVFPVPDSDTGTNVLLTLRAAADALALLPEGADVAQATRAAADGAVRGARGNSGLLVSQALAALADVSAEAPDPAGLQPVELVRVYEQIASSTWAAVSRPVAGTLLTVARDAATAARSALTGCELDVPATIADLAAAAALGAQESVVETAGLGHGPVDAGGAALMLLFTALSDVLAPPEDDGAPAAYTEVARQMLTDLAAGGVSHTAEADGAGAPDFSTGEFEVMYLLEATAAQAAELRGRLEEIGDCVGVVGTPDALGVGLYQVHVHTDTPRAALPRRGRARQVCVHHLHPTALALAAPWDAGDPPLPYVSPSQAGVGHVVSFERLAARRGRRVASERDKSMRMHPSQQRFRSGAPPGRRPARENPGADRIGVIVCTRAPGLVEQLARTGAVVVLDPEREGIVRAAGDLGLSRVLVLPCDTDSAARAHEAARYLAARAVPAIISGPAGTRSAVYSTRSAISGAASDPFPRGTQLLVCDTDDEARVLAAAVAVAGQTGGESLSELALRAGRAGADMRTLALSGPDAEPDAVADAISSLLRPDDELLTVILGRDALPDVGDLAAAATQRAGALVGDPGAVEVVIHAGGQARPDVLLAVE
- a CDS encoding ATP-dependent DNA helicase RecG, translated to MARLVGKRTADRLAKQGVTTVGRLLRLLPRRYDTWGELTDLSALTDGEQATVQVQVVRAFARRTRAGRPPALMEAIVTDGAADMEVVFFGGVGLMNHYAEQFSPGTTVLLSGRVGLHHGRKQLASPRLEILEDMDEAEREALLARPIPIYPATEALPGMKVAKVVRTVLDRLAPGDVPEPLPEAVRSAHRLVDSLTAYRWVHRPENADQWRAARRRLRHEEAFVLQAALARRRAEHEATRTAVAWPVPGPDSLRADLDAALPFALTAGQERVGSELAAALDSTVPMQRLLQGDVGSGKTLVALRAMLQVVGGGGQAALLAPTEVLAAQHRASLGSLLGPLAGAGMLGGAERATRVHLLTGSTPASERRRILAELAAGEPVIVVGTHALLSETVQMPFLGLVVVDEQHRFGVAQRDALRERSLAADPDTGRRLTPHLLVMTATPIPRTVAMTIFGDLEMTVLDGLPAGRRPVTTHLVPWERGTWVAGIWRRAAREVAAGGRVYVVCPRIDVADESGAGPAADEDVVGSDDDLLDGLDGAPARPPAAVAEWAERLRAEPALEGVRIGTLTGRMGQADKDAAMEDFASGRAPVLVATTVVEVGVDVPEASLMVILDADRFGLSQLHQLRGRVGRGARESVCIAVTGAEVGSPAYHRLRAFARIGDGFALAEADLALRSEGNVLGAAQSGRASDLDLLRVTRDGDVIAQARVEAEAVIAVDPELREHRALAAAIADRLDEESEAFLDRA